The following are from one region of the Aspergillus luchuensis IFO 4308 DNA, chromosome 4, nearly complete sequence genome:
- a CDS encoding uncharacterized protein (COG:S;~EggNog:ENOG410PYHI;~InterPro:IPR016191;~TransMembrane:1 (i67-88o);~go_function: GO:0003723 - RNA binding [Evidence IEA];~go_function: GO:0004540 - ribonuclease activity [Evidence IEA]) yields MKQQGIKHLLCTNTVSDFTSPSTHSFPSKNPSIFRLPVSLSKESRSLISLVIEVYCRKEKSIEHTGYLKMFFSLKPIIILALTLTAIASPITNPTVEETNILVTRAQKKDVDCNGQRFTVADINNALRQAKVVEKAKEDGATDYGDYPKVNNNHENLFSSTSTLYEYPLVSGTFSGKNGLRPGLYRVIMNEKYNYMGSVYHVAGVSNAFKKCTNVESPSTTTTTTTTTTTATAKATTKASSSKTGSTSGNKSGSKSGKKSSTKSGSH; encoded by the exons ATGAAGCAGCAAGGTATAAAGCACCTTCTTTGTACCAACACTGTTTCTGATTTTACCTCGCCATCAACACACTCGTTCCCTTCGAAGAATCCGTCAATCTTTCGACTACCAGTCTCTCTTTCAAAGGAGTCACGGTCACTCATTTCTTTGGTTATCGAGGTCTACTGTCGAAAGGAGAAGAGTATAGAGCATACTGGTTATCTCAAAATGTTCTTCAGCCTCaagcccatcatcatcctagCCCTGACTCTCACTGCGATTGCCAgccccatcaccaacccgACAGTTGAGGAGACCAATATACTCGTCACCCGCGCCCAAAAGAAGGATGTTGACTGTAATGGGCAGAGATTCACTGTGGCAGATATCAACAACGCCCTCCGTCAGGCTAAGGTCGTCGAAAAAGCCAAAGAGGATGGAGCCACCGACTACGGTGACTATCCCAAAGTGAACAATAATCACGAAAACCTCTTCAGTTCCACCAGCACACTTTATGAGTATCCCCTGGTATCCGGGACCTTTAGTGGAA AGAATGGCCTCCGTCCGGGCTTATACCGTGTAATCATGAATGAGAAATACAACTATATGGGATCAGTATATCACGTTGCGGGTGTGAGTAATGCTTTCAAGAAGTGCACAAACGTCGAAAGCCCTTCCACTACCACGACTACCACcacgactactactacggcCACTGCCAAGGCTACTACTAAAGCTAGTAGCAGCAAGACCGGCAGCACGTCTGGCAACAAGTCTGGCAGCAAGTCTGGTAAGAAGTCCAGCACCAAGAGTGGTTCACATTAG
- a CDS encoding DUF3632 domain-containing protein (COG:S;~EggNog:ENOG410PS59;~InterPro:IPR022085;~PFAM:PF12311) — translation MMEGFGEVFLARPEYQVISELVQNPGVSPAEAVQNLLRVREVLHQEGGEPPTEIDGTHTWIAMVTVVKIVNLTPAAQQHKLIEFIAHLQRTKIVDPDTGQEPTSEGMKLWTELPYLGVYLRDMYSFTYDPKYAQQVDDDPRMEYPPRELQEWENRNAFMAQLTAKADHLGHAIDASLYALWACRETFEECDPLVEEAVRISCIWYIYAGQRMWENCQVQRTFGDADDPPPRPRFTMEKWHLWKDGLKAAQVQFSRVSTQEMIQKALAEIEKAERGE, via the exons ATGATGGAAGGCTTCGGCGAAGTGTTCCTTGCGCGACCGGAATACCAAGTCATCAGTGAGCTGGTACAGAATCCTGGTGTCTCACCAGCCGAGGCAGTCCAAAATCTGCTTCGGGTGCGCGAGGTCTTACAccaggagggaggggaaccCCCGACTGAGATCGATGGCACACACACATGGATTGCCATGGTCACGGTTGTGAAAATTGTGAACCTTACTCCAGCTGCGCAGCAGCACAAGCTTATCGAATTCATTGCCCATCTTCAACGCACCAAGATTGTCGATCCTGACACGGGCCAAGAGCCAACGTCAGAGGGCATGAAGTTATGGACTGAACTCCCCTATCTCGGAGTCTACTTGAGGGATATGTATTCTTTCACATACGACCCCA AGTACGCCCAGCAGGTCGACGATGATCCCCGGATGGAGTATCCTCCACGCGAACTCCAGGAGTGGGAAAATCGAAATGCGTTTATGGCGCAGCTGACCGCGAAAGCAGACCATCTCGGCCATGCCATTGACGCATCACTATATGCGCTGTGGGCGTGTCGAGAAACGTTTGAGGAATGTGATCCGCTGGTAGAAGAGGCCGTGCGTATTTCGTGTATCTGGTATATCTACGCCGGTCAGCGAATGTGGGAGAACTGTCAGGTCCAACGAACATTCGGAGACGCCGATGATCCTCCTCCGCGACCGCGCTTCACGATGGAGAAGTGGCATCTTTGGAAGGATGGCTTGAAGGCGGCGCAGGTTCAGTTCTCCCGGGTGAGTACGCAAGAGATGATACAGAAGGCGTTGGCAGAGATTGAGAAAGCGGAACGTGGGGAGTGA